One Meiothermus sp. Pnk-1 DNA segment encodes these proteins:
- a CDS encoding LamB/YcsF family protein codes for MRIDLNADAGESFGPWKLGRDEALFPLISSVNLACGFHAGDPLTIKHTLALAQKTGLAVGAHPGFPDLVGFGRRELAATPEEVYADVLYQVGALSAFLKVMGIPLHHVKPHGALYNRATKDPQTARAIAQAVKDFDPRVPLVVLPGTPLESEAQELGLSTVAEAFPERGYSRDGRLAPRGSAGAWIHDPALAARRAVQMVVEGQVEAVEGGLVPVRAQTLCIHGDNPQAVEIAKAVREALLAEGVAIGTY; via the coding sequence ATGCGTATAGACCTGAATGCCGACGCCGGCGAATCCTTCGGCCCCTGGAAGTTAGGCCGGGACGAGGCGCTGTTTCCCCTGATCAGCTCGGTCAACCTGGCCTGCGGCTTTCACGCCGGCGACCCCCTGACCATCAAACACACCCTGGCCCTGGCCCAAAAAACCGGCCTGGCGGTGGGAGCCCACCCCGGCTTCCCCGACCTGGTGGGCTTTGGGCGGCGCGAGCTGGCGGCCACGCCCGAGGAGGTCTATGCCGACGTGCTCTACCAGGTGGGGGCCTTGAGCGCCTTTTTGAAGGTGATGGGCATCCCCCTGCACCACGTCAAGCCCCACGGCGCGCTGTACAACCGGGCCACCAAAGACCCCCAGACGGCCAGGGCCATCGCCCAGGCGGTCAAGGACTTCGACCCCAGGGTTCCGCTGGTGGTGCTGCCCGGTACGCCGCTGGAGTCCGAGGCACAAGAGCTGGGGCTCTCCACCGTGGCCGAGGCCTTCCCCGAGCGCGGGTACAGCCGCGACGGGCGCTTGGCTCCGCGGGGCAGCGCCGGGGCCTGGATTCACGACCCCGCCCTGGCCGCACGACGGGCCGTGCAGATGGTGGTCGAAGGCCAGGTGGAGGCGGTGGAGGGGGGCCTGGTGCCGGTACGCGCACAAACCCTATGCATCCACGGCGACAACCCCCAGGCGGTGGAGATCGCCAAGGCCGTGCGGGAGGCCCTGCTGGCCGAGGGTGTGGCCATCGGGACCTACTGA
- a CDS encoding ABC transporter substrate-binding protein yields MPDGSAKPWLATGVRAVNPTTWEMTIRPGIKFHNGEELTAETVKWNFDRVIDPAKPLRISNSWAALSKVEVVNPTTLRFTFRNPFPLFQTRLTGFFILPQKYVTENGNKYLQEPVGTGPYKFVRWVRDQQFELEANPNYWNGAPKIKRVIFRPIPEASSRVAELISGGVDIITNLVPEAVSAVRASNVAEVRTVPSIRNIFVILNTQAKPGSPLANPKVRLALNYAVDKRAIVKNVLGGFGQPTGCALNPYIFGYDPRACQPYEYNPERAKQLLAEAGYPGGFSMTLGSPNGRYLNDRQVAEAIVGQLAQIGVKVELRVQEWSTYVGQILERKIPTDAVLLGWGNNEFDADNSLYSLFYGGTVRGGPRQVAFSYVRSVPLDNALLQAQRTIDPEQRKKLYLDALKVLRAEAPWLFLYQQEDLYGVSKRIDWKPRPDERLLVADMAIK; encoded by the coding sequence ATGCCCGACGGCAGCGCCAAGCCCTGGCTGGCAACCGGGGTGCGGGCCGTCAACCCCACCACTTGGGAAATGACCATCCGCCCGGGGATCAAGTTCCACAATGGCGAAGAGCTCACCGCCGAGACGGTCAAATGGAACTTCGACCGGGTGATCGACCCGGCTAAGCCGCTGCGTATATCTAACTCTTGGGCGGCTTTATCCAAGGTAGAAGTGGTCAACCCCACTACCTTGCGCTTTACTTTCCGGAACCCTTTTCCGCTGTTCCAGACCCGCCTGACCGGATTTTTTATCCTGCCGCAGAAGTACGTTACCGAAAACGGCAACAAGTACCTGCAGGAGCCCGTCGGCACCGGCCCCTACAAGTTTGTGCGCTGGGTGCGGGATCAACAGTTTGAGCTCGAGGCCAACCCTAATTACTGGAACGGTGCCCCCAAGATCAAGCGGGTCATTTTCCGTCCGATCCCCGAGGCGAGCAGCCGGGTGGCCGAGCTGATCTCGGGCGGGGTGGACATCATCACCAACCTGGTCCCCGAGGCGGTGAGCGCGGTGCGGGCTTCCAATGTCGCCGAGGTGCGCACCGTGCCCAGCATCCGCAACATATTCGTCATCCTCAATACCCAGGCCAAGCCCGGCAGCCCGCTCGCTAACCCCAAGGTGCGCCTGGCCCTCAACTATGCCGTAGACAAACGGGCCATCGTCAAGAACGTGCTGGGAGGCTTCGGCCAACCCACCGGGTGTGCGCTCAACCCTTACATCTTCGGCTACGACCCGCGCGCCTGCCAGCCCTACGAGTACAACCCGGAGCGCGCCAAACAGCTGCTGGCCGAGGCCGGTTATCCAGGCGGATTCAGTATGACCCTGGGCTCCCCCAACGGGCGCTACCTCAACGACCGCCAGGTGGCGGAGGCCATCGTGGGCCAGCTGGCCCAGATCGGGGTAAAGGTGGAGCTGCGGGTGCAGGAATGGAGCACCTATGTCGGGCAGATCTTAGAGCGTAAGATCCCCACCGATGCGGTGCTGCTGGGCTGGGGCAACAACGAGTTCGACGCCGACAACTCGCTCTATAGCCTTTTCTACGGAGGCACGGTGCGGGGTGGCCCCCGCCAGGTGGCCTTCAGCTACGTGCGCTCGGTCCCCCTCGACAACGCTCTGTTGCAGGCCCAGCGCACCATCGACCCCGAACAACGCAAAAAGCTCTACCTGGACGCCCTGAAAGTGCTGCGCGCCGAGGCTCCTTGGCTATTCCTGTATCAGCAGGAAGACCTCTACGGGGTGTCCAAGCGCATAGACTGGAAGCCCAGACCCGATGAGCGGCTGCTGGTTGCGGACATGGCGATCAAGTAG
- a CDS encoding ABC transporter permease, translating into MLAYLARRLILVLVVVWGAATLAFFLLFFSGDPVNLLLPLDASPEVRAQFRRANGFDRPVAEQYLHYLSRVVQGDLGVSLRNQTPALRLVLERMPASMLLAAAALLFAVVFGVLAGVLAAVRKGTASEFIVLFLALLGQSMPVFWLGLMLILVFGLELRWLPISGYGTWQHLVLPTLAVGTFSMAAIARLTRGGVLRELRSDHVRTARAKGLSERVVIYKHALRNAAIPVVTVVGLQLGNLLSGAVITETIFAWPGVGRLVLTAVTQKDFPVVQAAVIVFAVLLAVINLAVDLLYSLLDPRVRYH; encoded by the coding sequence ATGCTTGCCTACCTTGCCCGCCGCCTGATCCTGGTGCTGGTCGTCGTCTGGGGAGCAGCGACCCTGGCTTTCTTCTTACTCTTCTTCTCGGGAGACCCGGTTAACTTGCTGCTGCCGCTCGATGCAAGCCCCGAGGTGCGCGCGCAGTTCCGTAGGGCTAATGGCTTTGACCGACCCGTGGCGGAGCAGTACCTGCACTATCTGAGCCGGGTTGTCCAGGGCGATTTGGGCGTCTCGTTGCGCAACCAGACCCCGGCGCTGCGGCTGGTCCTCGAGCGCATGCCCGCGAGCATGCTCCTGGCGGCCGCCGCCTTGCTGTTTGCGGTGGTGTTCGGGGTGTTGGCCGGGGTACTGGCGGCCGTACGTAAAGGCACGGCCTCCGAGTTCATCGTGCTGTTCTTGGCGCTTTTGGGGCAATCGATGCCGGTGTTCTGGCTGGGCCTGATGCTCATCCTGGTATTCGGGCTCGAGCTGCGCTGGCTCCCTATATCCGGGTATGGCACCTGGCAACACCTGGTTCTGCCCACCCTCGCGGTTGGAACCTTCTCGATGGCGGCCATCGCCCGGCTCACCCGAGGCGGGGTGCTCCGCGAGCTGCGCAGCGACCACGTGCGCACCGCAAGGGCCAAGGGGCTCTCCGAGCGGGTGGTGATCTACAAGCACGCCCTCCGGAACGCGGCGATCCCGGTGGTCACGGTGGTGGGCTTGCAGCTCGGCAACCTGCTTTCCGGGGCGGTCATCACCGAGACCATCTTCGCCTGGCCGGGGGTGGGGCGGCTGGTGCTTACCGCGGTCACTCAGAAAGACTTCCCCGTAGTGCAAGCGGCGGTAATCGTGTTTGCCGTGCTATTGGCGGTTATCAACTTGGCGGTGGATCTGCTTTACTCGCTGCTGGATCCCCGGGTGAGGTACCACTGA
- a CDS encoding ABC transporter permease, producing the protein MRRVLRTPSAIVGLLLIMVFVLMAVTAPLISPTDPTRQDLTAITQPPGSEGHPLGTDRLGRDMLSRIIYGTRLSLVVAVAGVLIGMAIGVPLGLMAGYLGGRADDLLMRLGDIQLSLPFILLVIAIIAALGPSLINTILTLGITSWVLYARVVRGEVLSLKEREFVQAAHALGASGPRIMLLHLLPNAAGPLIVVATLELARLIVTEAALSFLGLSGVPPEIPSWGQMLADGREVLFFGGWWVATFPGIAISLLVLGINLFGDTLAEVLDPRSR; encoded by the coding sequence ATGCGCCGGGTTTTGCGAACCCCCTCCGCCATCGTCGGTCTGCTGCTGATTATGGTCTTCGTGCTGATGGCGGTTACGGCCCCCCTTATCAGCCCCACCGACCCCACCCGTCAGGATCTCACCGCCATCACCCAACCTCCCGGAAGCGAAGGGCACCCTCTAGGTACCGATCGGCTGGGGCGAGATATGCTCTCGAGGATCATCTACGGTACCCGGCTCTCTCTCGTCGTCGCGGTAGCCGGGGTGTTGATCGGCATGGCCATAGGGGTGCCTTTAGGCCTGATGGCCGGATACCTTGGTGGACGGGCGGATGACCTCCTTATGCGGCTGGGCGATATCCAGCTCTCTTTGCCTTTTATCCTGTTGGTGATCGCTATCATCGCTGCCCTAGGGCCCAGCTTGATCAATACCATCCTGACGTTGGGGATTACCAGTTGGGTCCTGTACGCCCGAGTGGTGCGGGGGGAGGTGCTGTCGCTCAAAGAACGCGAGTTTGTACAGGCCGCGCACGCTCTGGGGGCATCGGGTCCGCGTATCATGCTCCTCCACCTTCTGCCCAACGCGGCGGGGCCTCTGATTGTGGTGGCCACGCTCGAGCTAGCCCGCCTTATCGTCACCGAGGCCGCGCTCTCTTTCCTGGGGCTTTCGGGAGTTCCCCCGGAGATCCCCAGCTGGGGGCAGATGCTCGCCGACGGACGAGAGGTGCTGTTCTTCGGCGGCTGGTGGGTGGCGACTTTTCCCGGAATCGCCATCAGCCTGCTGGTGCTGGGGATAAACCTCTTTGGGGACACCCTGGCGGAAGTGCTCGATCCGCGCAGCCGGTAA
- a CDS encoding MBL fold metallo-hydrolase: protein MDQTIVNVGYRSTNYWVISAGPSRLLVDIGWPGTLGTMKANLRRMGIPLHEIRYALATHYHIDHTGLAEELKREGVPLLVLEVQLGAIPRMKTWTKPGDNYVDITERGNVLISCEQSRSLLGRIGIAGEILHTPGHTDHCVSLLLDDGSAFTGDLPPEAHAFDNPVALASWRLLREKGATRVYPGHGPVRPMPS, encoded by the coding sequence ATGGACCAGACCATCGTGAACGTTGGCTACCGCTCAACCAACTACTGGGTGATAAGCGCAGGCCCTTCTCGCTTGCTGGTTGACATCGGCTGGCCAGGGACCCTCGGGACCATGAAGGCGAACCTCAGGAGGATGGGCATACCCCTCCACGAGATTCGCTACGCCCTCGCCACCCACTACCACATAGACCACACGGGGCTGGCCGAGGAGTTGAAGAGGGAGGGTGTTCCCCTGCTCGTGCTCGAGGTTCAACTGGGCGCCATCCCCAGGATGAAAACCTGGACCAAACCAGGGGACAACTACGTGGATATCACCGAGAGGGGCAACGTCCTCATCTCGTGCGAACAGAGCCGTTCGTTGCTGGGCCGGATCGGAATTGCCGGAGAGATCCTGCATACGCCCGGCCACACCGATCATTGCGTCTCGCTTCTCCTCGACGATGGGTCGGCCTTCACCGGGGACCTCCCGCCGGAAGCCCATGCTTTCGACAATCCTGTGGCCCTGGCGAGCTGGAGGCTCCTGCGGGAGAAGGGGGCCACCCGGGTGTACCCCGGGCACGGTCCTGTCAGGCCGATGCCATCCTGA
- a CDS encoding Crp/Fnr family transcriptional regulator has product MTHSPQIQEILAQSPLFQGLEPAALEALAAVASLRRLSKGQSLFLEGDPARTLFIVARGMIKVYKMDPQGRRQMVLHLDGPYQAVAAVAIFLEQPRYPASAEALEDSLLLALPTEAFHRLLETHPALSRALIRFLARRQGQLVHLLDRLVFHEVAARLAEYLLGRLEAEGQGFGLPTNPELAALLGTVPEAVSRKLGELFRQGLIRLAERRVWVDDPAALRELAEG; this is encoded by the coding sequence ATGACCCATAGCCCCCAGATCCAGGAGATCCTGGCCCAAAGCCCCCTCTTCCAGGGCCTCGAGCCCGCCGCCCTCGAGGCCCTAGCTGCCGTGGCCAGCCTGCGGCGGTTGTCCAAGGGCCAGAGCCTGTTCCTCGAGGGCGACCCCGCCCGCACCCTGTTCATCGTGGCCCGGGGGATGATCAAGGTCTACAAGATGGACCCCCAGGGACGGCGCCAGATGGTGCTGCACCTCGACGGCCCCTACCAAGCGGTGGCCGCGGTGGCGATCTTCCTGGAGCAGCCCCGCTACCCGGCCTCGGCCGAAGCCCTGGAGGACAGCCTGCTGCTGGCCCTGCCCACCGAGGCCTTCCACCGGCTGCTCGAGACCCACCCCGCCCTCTCCCGCGCCCTCATCCGCTTCCTGGCCCGCCGCCAGGGGCAGCTCGTGCACCTGCTCGACCGGTTGGTCTTCCACGAGGTCGCAGCCCGCCTGGCCGAGTACCTGCTGGGACGGCTGGAGGCCGAGGGGCAGGGCTTTGGCCTGCCCACCAACCCCGAACTCGCCGCGCTGCTGGGCACGGTGCCCGAGGCCGTCAGCCGCAAACTGGGCGAGCTGTTCCGCCAGGGGCTCATCCGGCTCGCCGAGCGCCGGGTCTGGGTCGATGACCCCGCCGCCCTGCGCGAGTTGGCCGAAGGGTAA